A single region of the Salicibibacter cibi genome encodes:
- the rlmH gene encoding 23S rRNA (pseudouridine(1915)-N(3))-methyltransferase RlmH has translation MNIQLLAVGKMKEKYLLAGMDEYEKRLKKDIKFSVKEVADERAPEHLSEKQAMQVMNKEGDRLLQHVKPQTYIIALDRKGKMFSSAEMAAKIDQLAVHGQSSFTFMIGGSLGLGDNVLQRADLRWSFSSLTFPHQLIRLMLMEQVYRFTQIQKGTPYHK, from the coding sequence ATGAACATTCAGTTGCTTGCGGTTGGAAAAATGAAGGAAAAATACTTGTTGGCAGGCATGGATGAATACGAAAAACGGTTAAAAAAGGACATAAAATTTTCAGTGAAAGAAGTGGCGGATGAGCGTGCACCTGAACATCTCAGTGAAAAACAAGCTATGCAAGTGATGAATAAAGAAGGGGATCGCTTGTTGCAGCATGTGAAGCCACAAACATATATCATCGCATTGGATCGGAAAGGCAAAATGTTTAGTTCTGCAGAAATGGCTGCGAAGATTGATCAGCTTGCTGTACACGGACAGAGTAGCTTCACGTTCATGATCGGAGGCTCTCTCGGCCTAGGCGATAATGTCTTACAGAGAGCCGACTTGCGCTGGTCATTTTCGTCACTGACGTTTCCTCATCAATTGATACGCTTAATGCTGATGGAACAAGTGTATCGTTTTACACAAATTCAAAAAGGGACCCCTTATCATAAGTGA
- the walK gene encoding cell wall metabolism sensor histidine kinase WalK — MKRIAGFFKSFQFKLIFIYVMLLLIAFQVIGIFFMDRLEERFVENHRGALEDQMSLLSYNIEQTLIQETDDTDQNEMNEEINDLISRYEVNELSSTGSTIQVVDSQQNVLAHNQHGTQSGGLLNTEIRVSQALLDQESNDMLLDPDTGFRMRVITQPLHGDDDEVIGAIHLESSMEDMYDEVTQINNIFMTSGGIALVITAMIGVLLSRTVTRPIRDMQKQSAVMSEGDFSRRVRVYGNDEIGELASSFNTLAMNLKEANATTEGERRKLSSVLSHMTDGVIATDELGRIILLNKQAEILLSLDSEEAKGRPLPDILDLSGQVAPSDLYDYTEPLILDFSDERGDSLLEASFSVLRSESGYVTGLITVLHDVTEKEKLERERREFVANVSHELRTPLTTLKSYMEALEDGAMADEDLAPRFLNVIQVETDRMIRLVNDLLQLSKMDVQEHGIYTERHDLIYWLQHLVDRFEMLVKDRDVSFVRHFSHWPIQVYMDSDKMTQVFNNIISNALKFSPEGGTITVGAKLRENEVLIDILDEGQGIPIKDQHKIFDRFYRVDKARARNLGGTGLGLAIVKEMIDAHQGSVWVSSEPGQGTRITISLPLASSGAGGESNG; from the coding sequence ATGAAGCGAATTGCGGGTTTCTTTAAATCTTTTCAATTTAAATTAATATTTATTTACGTCATGCTTTTGCTGATTGCGTTTCAGGTTATTGGAATCTTTTTCATGGATCGTCTTGAAGAACGATTTGTCGAAAATCATCGGGGTGCATTGGAAGACCAAATGAGTTTGCTCTCTTACAATATTGAACAAACGCTTATACAAGAAACGGATGATACGGATCAAAATGAAATGAACGAAGAAATTAATGATTTAATTTCTCGTTATGAAGTGAATGAGCTAAGCAGTACCGGGTCCACCATTCAAGTGGTGGACAGCCAGCAGAATGTACTGGCTCACAATCAACACGGAACGCAAAGCGGCGGATTGCTGAATACGGAAATACGTGTCTCCCAGGCATTGCTTGATCAAGAGTCGAATGATATGTTGTTGGACCCGGATACCGGCTTTCGTATGCGGGTGATCACGCAACCCTTGCATGGAGACGATGATGAAGTCATTGGAGCCATTCATTTGGAATCATCAATGGAAGATATGTACGATGAAGTGACGCAAATTAATAACATTTTTATGACGAGTGGGGGCATTGCACTGGTGATTACGGCAATGATCGGCGTTCTTTTATCGAGAACCGTTACTCGTCCGATTAGAGATATGCAGAAACAGTCCGCGGTGATGAGTGAAGGAGACTTCAGTCGTCGTGTTCGTGTTTACGGGAATGATGAAATCGGGGAGCTCGCCTCTTCCTTTAATACGCTGGCAATGAATTTAAAAGAAGCGAATGCCACAACAGAAGGGGAAAGGCGGAAGCTTAGCTCTGTCCTTTCCCATATGACAGATGGCGTGATCGCCACGGATGAACTTGGCCGTATTATTTTGCTCAATAAACAAGCGGAAATATTGTTATCTTTAGACAGTGAAGAGGCAAAAGGCCGGCCTCTCCCCGACATATTGGATCTTTCGGGACAGGTCGCCCCCAGTGATCTCTATGATTATACGGAACCGTTGATTTTGGATTTCAGTGATGAACGAGGGGATTCTCTGTTAGAAGCGAGCTTTTCCGTTCTCCGAAGCGAAAGCGGCTATGTGACCGGTTTGATTACAGTGCTTCATGATGTCACGGAAAAGGAAAAATTGGAGAGAGAGCGTCGTGAATTCGTAGCAAATGTTTCTCATGAATTACGCACGCCGTTAACGACATTAAAGAGTTACATGGAGGCATTGGAAGATGGTGCCATGGCTGATGAAGATCTTGCCCCGCGGTTTTTGAATGTCATTCAAGTGGAAACGGACCGTATGATTCGTCTCGTGAATGACCTATTGCAATTGTCGAAAATGGATGTGCAAGAACATGGAATTTATACAGAACGCCACGATTTAATTTATTGGTTACAACACTTGGTGGATCGGTTTGAGATGCTTGTTAAAGATCGGGACGTTTCGTTTGTCCGGCATTTTTCCCACTGGCCGATTCAAGTATATATGGACAGTGATAAAATGACCCAAGTGTTCAATAACATCATTTCCAACGCGCTCAAATTTTCCCCTGAGGGCGGTACGATTACGGTCGGGGCGAAGCTAAGAGAAAACGAGGTATTGATTGATATCCTGGATGAAGGACAGGGAATTCCGATAAAAGATCAACATAAAATATTTGATCGTTTCTACCGCGTGGATAAGGCCCGGGCCAGAAACTTGGGCGGCACGGGATTGGGACTTGCCATCGTGAAAGAAATGATTGATGCCCACCAAGGCTCGGTGTGGGTATCCAGTGAACCGGGCCAAGGGACGAGAATAACGATATCCTTGCCTTTGGCGTCTTCCGGTGCGGGAGGTGAAAGCAATGGTTGA
- a CDS encoding NAD-dependent succinate-semialdehyde dehydrogenase: MLINGEWTGDQLEQIDVVNPATGDVLETIPKGGEKEAEAAATAAYEAFPEWSKLAAADRSAKLEKWFELIGENHEELAQTMTKEQGKAIKEARGEISYANSFIKWYAEEGKRNYGESIPASAPDKRLFVTHQPVGVVASITPWNFPAAMITRKIAPALAVGCTAVIKPATQTPLTALKLAELAVEAGIPKGVVNVVTGSSREISEAWQQDKRVRKLTFTGSTEVGKTLMSGASETMKKISLELGGHAPLIVLEDADIDNAVEQAVTSKFRNGGQTCVCANRIYVAESIEETFTNKFKQAVEGLNVGDGLDDNTDIGPLIDEDAVDKVLSHIEDAEKQGAKVVTGGKKKDGLFLTPTVISGVKEDMACMNEETFGPLAPIATFKTEEEAIERANNTIYGLAAYLFTSDVSKAIRLSEQLEYGIVGLNDGGPSTAQAPFGGWKQSGIGREGGHQGMDEFLETKFISLKL, from the coding sequence ATACTTATCAACGGCGAATGGACTGGCGATCAACTGGAACAAATCGATGTAGTCAACCCTGCAACGGGAGACGTGCTCGAAACGATCCCCAAAGGTGGCGAGAAAGAAGCAGAAGCAGCGGCGACGGCCGCGTATGAAGCATTTCCGGAGTGGTCCAAGCTTGCCGCCGCTGATCGGAGTGCGAAACTGGAGAAATGGTTTGAACTGATCGGTGAGAATCACGAAGAGCTCGCGCAAACGATGACGAAAGAGCAGGGGAAAGCGATTAAGGAAGCGCGCGGTGAAATTTCTTATGCAAATTCGTTTATCAAATGGTACGCGGAGGAAGGCAAGCGTAACTACGGAGAATCAATCCCTGCTTCTGCGCCGGACAAGCGATTGTTTGTCACTCATCAACCCGTGGGGGTCGTGGCATCGATTACACCGTGGAATTTTCCGGCGGCGATGATTACGCGCAAAATCGCGCCGGCACTCGCGGTCGGTTGCACAGCTGTCATTAAACCTGCAACGCAAACCCCGTTAACAGCTCTGAAACTGGCCGAATTGGCGGTGGAAGCAGGCATTCCCAAAGGGGTTGTCAACGTCGTCACCGGTTCGTCCAGAGAAATTTCCGAGGCATGGCAACAGGACAAGCGCGTGCGCAAGCTTACTTTCACCGGTTCAACGGAAGTTGGCAAAACGTTAATGAGCGGCGCATCGGAAACGATGAAGAAAATATCGCTGGAGCTTGGCGGTCACGCACCTTTAATCGTTCTTGAAGATGCGGATATTGACAACGCTGTTGAACAGGCAGTGACATCGAAATTCCGCAATGGAGGACAGACGTGCGTCTGTGCGAACCGCATATACGTAGCTGAATCGATTGAAGAGACGTTCACGAATAAATTTAAGCAAGCCGTTGAAGGCTTAAACGTCGGCGATGGTCTCGATGATAATACCGACATTGGTCCATTAATCGACGAAGATGCCGTTGACAAAGTCCTTTCCCATATCGAAGATGCCGAGAAACAAGGGGCAAAAGTTGTTACCGGCGGCAAAAAGAAAGATGGGCTCTTTTTAACGCCAACAGTAATTAGCGGGGTAAAAGAAGACATGGCTTGCATGAATGAAGAGACGTTTGGCCCGCTCGCGCCTATCGCTACCTTTAAAACCGAGGAAGAAGCGATTGAGCGTGCAAATAACACTATATACGGATTGGCTGCTTATTTATTTACAAGCGATGTATCAAAAGCGATCCGCTTGAGTGAACAGCTGGAGTATGGCATTGTCGGCTTAAATGACGGCGGTCCGTCCACTGCACAGGCACCATTCGGAGGCTGGAAGCAAAGCGGCATCGGTCGGGAAGGCGGCCATCAAGGCATGGACGAGTTTCTGGAAACGAAATTTATCTCGCTTAAGCTATAA
- a CDS encoding YqjF family protein, whose translation MLKRTTHRPHSLPKGPWLMTQTWKNVLFAHWPLSPTTLQTKIPAPLEIDTYDGQAWIGIIPFDIVRLRARFLPPVPFAHAFPEVNVRTYVTFNGQPGVYFFSLDADHRLAVRMARSLFHLPYFYADMEVKRENGFIRYHSYRPNAMFEAAYQPTSHVFTAEKGTLDDWLTERYRLYTTHRRNLYALDIHHNPWPLQHAEADFHKNTMFLELSNTKPLLHYAKRQKVFFWPLHRCT comes from the coding sequence ATGCTCAAACGGACCACACATCGGCCTCATTCGCTTCCTAAAGGACCTTGGCTAATGACCCAGACATGGAAAAATGTATTATTCGCCCATTGGCCACTTTCGCCGACAACATTGCAAACGAAAATTCCGGCTCCTCTGGAGATTGATACCTATGATGGCCAAGCGTGGATCGGGATCATTCCTTTTGATATCGTGCGATTACGCGCCCGTTTCCTTCCGCCTGTGCCATTTGCGCATGCCTTCCCCGAAGTAAATGTGCGAACGTATGTCACATTTAACGGTCAACCCGGTGTTTATTTTTTTAGCCTGGATGCCGATCACCGGCTGGCCGTGCGCATGGCGCGCTCACTGTTTCACCTTCCTTATTTTTATGCCGATATGGAGGTTAAAAGGGAAAACGGCTTCATTCGCTATCACAGTTATCGGCCAAATGCGATGTTTGAAGCCGCTTATCAACCGACGTCGCACGTTTTCACAGCAGAAAAAGGCACCTTGGATGACTGGCTCACCGAACGGTACCGGTTATATACGACGCATCGGCGAAATTTATATGCCCTTGATATCCACCATAACCCATGGCCGTTACAGCATGCCGAGGCAGATTTTCACAAAAACACGATGTTTCTCGAATTATCAAATACGAAACCTTTGCTTCATTATGCGAAAAGACAAAAGGTTTTCTTTTGGCCGCTTCATCGTTGCACCTGA
- a CDS encoding NADPH-dependent FMN reductase: MHIVTLSGSNVGSKTRTAMDYTMNTISEKYPNADVTLIDLADYEVQFSDGRNFLDYEGDTQYVAQTVMDADAIIIGTPIFQASIPATLKNIFDLLPQDGLRDKVVSILVTAGSLTHFLIVEQQLKPILSYMKAQIVQDYVFIEEKDFHRKEITNDNVLLRIDQLVEDTVGLMETYRSMRKTQEEAYGF, translated from the coding sequence GTGCACATTGTAACATTATCCGGCTCTAATGTCGGCTCTAAAACGAGAACAGCAATGGATTACACGATGAACACCATTTCTGAAAAATATCCGAATGCGGACGTAACCTTGATTGATTTAGCAGATTATGAGGTGCAGTTTAGTGATGGGCGCAATTTTTTGGACTATGAAGGGGATACACAATATGTCGCTCAAACCGTCATGGATGCCGATGCCATCATCATCGGAACCCCGATTTTTCAGGCATCCATCCCCGCGACATTAAAAAATATATTCGATTTGCTCCCTCAAGACGGGTTGCGCGATAAAGTGGTAAGTATCCTGGTAACCGCAGGTTCGCTGACGCACTTTCTCATCGTGGAGCAACAGCTCAAACCGATTTTGTCGTATATGAAAGCACAAATCGTCCAAGATTATGTATTTATCGAGGAAAAGGATTTCCATCGAAAAGAGATCACCAATGACAATGTCTTGCTCCGCATCGATCAGTTGGTAGAAGACACCGTCGGATTAATGGAGACGTATAGAAGTATGCGCAAAACACAAGAAGAAGCGTATGGGTTTTAG
- a CDS encoding YycH family regulatory protein: MVERVKTVFLSLLVITSLIFTWQLWTYQPELGLLDEESVEESEQLSDQVEMADVVGPANVTFHRDDEQWTTTHGSLDFVDDMATDLFSSEWSNFEMLEGVGQERVYESEEDKIELIFPTSLPLTLVESWFEDDQSIVEQEENTFNFERLLIIDEGGALRVQLVSFDDEQVLEGYIDMDVETFHTYMEQMDGSSVSYATEAHVGEDDGSLQKPVYLPSEPVSYPQLQFNSTSIDEEALLPYLFPDRESVVTPDSGSDAQGDQLYHSSDRQMRLSRFGNYIEYDYPQNEISDGQNEQIISDAYTFINAHGGFTNSYQLYDWSVSGGGDSVQFRMHVDGMPVLDTNTSWFDYASINVTQQNDVISSYDRPAFMFDEHEPLDENPEGQMRELLGGEEVLAEIEESDSLELDNIEDIRIGYEMERVETYVYVVPHWYAKSDDSWIRLDSEDQEGDLSGLE, from the coding sequence ATGGTTGAGCGTGTGAAAACGGTGTTTCTAAGCCTTCTGGTGATCACTAGCCTTATTTTTACTTGGCAATTATGGACGTATCAACCTGAGCTGGGGCTTTTGGATGAAGAAAGCGTGGAGGAAAGTGAACAACTCTCTGACCAAGTGGAAATGGCTGATGTAGTCGGTCCGGCAAATGTCACCTTTCATCGTGATGATGAACAGTGGACCACTACCCACGGTTCTTTGGATTTCGTTGATGATATGGCTACAGACCTGTTCTCTTCTGAATGGAGTAATTTCGAAATGCTGGAGGGTGTCGGACAAGAACGTGTCTATGAAAGTGAAGAAGATAAAATTGAGTTGATTTTCCCGACATCTCTTCCGTTAACACTCGTTGAAAGTTGGTTTGAAGATGACCAATCCATTGTTGAACAAGAGGAAAACACGTTTAATTTTGAACGATTGCTTATAATCGATGAAGGTGGCGCCTTGCGTGTCCAACTTGTTTCTTTTGACGACGAGCAGGTCCTGGAAGGGTATATTGATATGGATGTTGAAACGTTTCATACGTATATGGAACAGATGGACGGGAGCAGTGTTTCCTACGCAACCGAAGCACATGTAGGCGAGGACGATGGTTCTTTGCAAAAACCTGTTTATTTGCCGTCGGAACCTGTTTCTTACCCTCAACTGCAATTTAATTCCACAAGCATTGATGAAGAAGCGCTTCTTCCTTATTTGTTTCCGGACCGGGAATCCGTAGTTACCCCGGATTCGGGGAGTGATGCGCAAGGGGATCAGCTTTATCATTCCAGTGATCGGCAAATGCGGCTAAGCCGATTCGGCAATTACATTGAGTATGATTATCCTCAAAATGAAATATCCGATGGCCAGAATGAGCAAATCATTTCCGATGCCTATACGTTCATTAACGCGCATGGCGGTTTTACGAATAGTTATCAGCTCTATGATTGGAGTGTGTCCGGTGGAGGCGATTCTGTTCAATTCCGAATGCATGTGGATGGCATGCCTGTGCTGGACACAAATACTTCATGGTTTGATTATGCCTCCATTAATGTGACACAGCAAAATGATGTCATTTCCAGTTATGATCGTCCCGCTTTTATGTTTGATGAGCATGAGCCTTTGGATGAAAATCCGGAGGGTCAAATGCGGGAACTCCTTGGCGGTGAGGAAGTGTTGGCAGAAATTGAAGAAAGCGACTCTCTCGAACTCGACAACATCGAAGATATTCGCATCGGTTACGAAATGGAAAGAGTAGAGACGTACGTATATGTTGTTCCCCATTGGTATGCAAAAAGCGATGACAGCTGGATCCGGTTGGACAGCGAGGATCAGGAAGGTGACTTGAGTGGATTGGAATAA
- a CDS encoding MBL fold metallo-hydrolase, translating to MGIAFSVLASGSTGNALYVETNQTRLLIDAGLSGKKIEKMFQQIGRSLSDIDALLVTHEHSDHVKGVGVLARKYQLPVYANERTWKQMVDAIGPIDKAQCFHLETGDVRTFSDMDVESFGVSHDAADPMFFVFHHEKKKLALATDMGYVSDHIKGTLADADALIFESNHDMNMLRIGRYPWNVKRRILGDTGHISNDDAAKALTTIVGEKTRYVYLAHLSQDNNMKELARMTTEQTMEEQGIECTPNGIQILDTDPFMPTAIQKLV from the coding sequence ATGGGGATTGCTTTTAGCGTTTTAGCGAGTGGGAGTACGGGAAATGCTCTATATGTGGAAACAAACCAAACGCGGCTATTAATTGATGCGGGGCTAAGCGGAAAAAAAATTGAGAAGATGTTCCAACAAATTGGTCGTTCCTTATCGGATATTGACGCATTGCTCGTCACACATGAACATAGCGATCACGTGAAAGGTGTCGGCGTGTTGGCCCGTAAGTATCAATTGCCTGTTTATGCCAATGAGCGTACGTGGAAACAGATGGTTGATGCGATTGGACCGATTGATAAAGCGCAATGCTTTCACTTGGAAACGGGGGATGTACGAACGTTTTCCGACATGGATGTGGAATCATTCGGTGTCTCCCATGACGCTGCCGACCCGATGTTTTTTGTTTTTCATCATGAAAAGAAAAAATTGGCATTGGCTACAGATATGGGCTACGTCAGTGATCATATTAAAGGAACACTCGCCGATGCCGATGCACTGATCTTTGAATCGAACCATGATATGAATATGCTCAGAATAGGGCGGTACCCGTGGAATGTTAAACGAAGAATACTTGGAGATACCGGTCATATTTCCAATGACGACGCGGCGAAGGCGCTAACGACAATCGTCGGCGAGAAAACGCGCTATGTATATTTGGCACATTTAAGCCAAGATAATAATATGAAAGAACTCGCCAGGATGACGACGGAGCAAACCATGGAGGAACAAGGGATAGAATGCACGCCAAATGGCATTCAAATCCTTGATACGGACCCATTTATGCCGACAGCAATCCAAAAATTGGTGTAA
- the yycF gene encoding response regulator YycF — protein sequence MNEKILVVDDEQPIADILEFSLQKEGFEIEVAYDGTEALEKVDAFKPDLILLDIMLPNKDGMEVCREVRKNYDMPIIMLTAKDSEIDKVLGLELGADDYVTKPFSTRELLARVKANIRRLQVVPEAERKNTGTKQIGDLTIDPEAYLVRKRGTPIELTHREFELIHYLGSHIGQVMSREDLLQSVWGYDYFGDVRTVDVTVRRLREKVEDNPSYPNWIITRRGVGYYLRHPEQE from the coding sequence ATGAATGAAAAAATTCTGGTTGTCGATGATGAGCAACCGATTGCCGATATTCTCGAATTTTCACTGCAAAAAGAAGGCTTTGAAATCGAGGTTGCCTATGATGGCACAGAAGCGCTTGAAAAAGTAGACGCTTTTAAGCCTGATCTCATTTTACTCGATATTATGCTTCCAAATAAAGATGGGATGGAAGTGTGCCGTGAAGTTCGCAAAAATTATGATATGCCGATTATTATGCTTACGGCAAAAGACTCGGAGATCGATAAAGTGCTCGGCCTTGAATTGGGTGCCGATGATTATGTAACCAAGCCCTTTAGTACCCGTGAATTGCTTGCGCGTGTGAAAGCGAATATTCGCAGGCTTCAAGTTGTCCCCGAAGCAGAACGAAAAAATACCGGGACTAAGCAAATCGGGGATTTGACAATTGACCCGGAAGCTTACCTCGTTCGTAAGCGGGGGACTCCAATTGAGCTTACTCATCGGGAGTTTGAATTAATCCATTATTTAGGGAGTCATATTGGACAAGTGATGTCACGGGAAGACCTTTTGCAGTCCGTTTGGGGCTATGACTATTTTGGAGATGTACGTACCGTTGATGTCACGGTGCGCCGACTGCGGGAGAAAGTAGAAGATAACCCCAGTTATCCAAATTGGATTATTACAAGAAGAGGGGTAGGTTATTATCTTCGGCATCCCGAACAGGAGTAG
- the yycI gene encoding two-component system regulatory protein YycI has protein sequence MDWNKTKTIFIFTFLLLNGFLIAQLFNHMENREGDVEVEDNLEAQLDYQNIDIETELPNEEVALSVVRSRTMESLPEEAENNYDDADVFSDIEFDSETGELSVWLEEPYEIDEDDAWQERREFIDTYVYDGDSYRFANRDETEINYYANHENRTLIAPRNTHLTVNENEDGAIDSFTQQFVYTDNLAEQSISSAVDAIDTLIEANALTTNSTVTNVEYVYYSALSEEYVSNEVMYAPYYRFVVQEEFENENQRPDVYLVSAVEGEETIREP, from the coding sequence GTGGATTGGAATAAAACGAAAACGATTTTCATTTTCACATTTTTACTTTTAAATGGCTTTTTGATCGCTCAATTGTTCAATCACATGGAAAATCGCGAAGGGGACGTTGAAGTAGAGGACAACCTGGAAGCTCAGTTGGACTATCAAAACATTGATATCGAGACGGAGCTCCCGAATGAGGAGGTTGCCCTTTCCGTTGTCCGTAGCCGCACTATGGAGAGTCTCCCTGAGGAAGCGGAAAATAATTATGACGACGCCGATGTTTTCAGCGATATTGAATTTGATTCGGAGACCGGTGAGCTCTCCGTGTGGCTCGAAGAACCTTATGAGATTGATGAAGATGACGCTTGGCAAGAGCGGCGTGAATTTATAGACACGTATGTATACGATGGAGATTCGTATCGGTTTGCGAACAGGGATGAAACGGAAATTAATTATTACGCCAACCATGAAAACAGGACGCTGATTGCTCCGAGAAATACGCACCTCACCGTTAATGAAAATGAAGACGGGGCGATTGATTCGTTTACCCAACAGTTTGTTTATACGGATAACTTGGCGGAGCAGTCGATCAGTTCTGCCGTGGATGCCATTGATACACTCATTGAGGCGAATGCACTAACGACTAATTCCACCGTGACGAATGTTGAATATGTGTATTATAGTGCGCTCTCCGAGGAATATGTGAGCAATGAAGTGATGTACGCCCCTTATTATCGATTTGTGGTTCAGGAAGAATTTGAGAATGAAAACCAACGGCCGGATGTTTACCTGGTTTCTGCCGTAGAAGGAGAGGAGACAATCCGGGAGCCATAG
- a CDS encoding S1C family serine protease, producing MGYYDEHYRNENRDKKQRRRGMGLSGFVGAIIGALVVAAALLLFQTNDLTAPEEQESTGDSDFFAGDSEQVSFDIHTDVTEAVEGVSDAVVGVFNMQEESFWGDGGGPQGEQPGGEGEGIEAGTGSGVIYKEEDNQTFIVTNEHVIRGSDQVEISLSEGQRVGAEVVGEDIWTDLAVLSVSTEDIEDEIETVADFGDSDNLSPGEPAIAIGNPLGPAFARTVTQGIISATDRSIPVDLTGDGQIDWNAEVIQTDAAINQGNSGGPLLNAQGQVVGINSMEIAQSEGMGFAIPTSIVLPVIEDIENSGEVERPELGVEMGSVSDIPSYHWQETLNLPEDVTSGVFVTNVLPGSSAEDGLQEYDVIVAMDDQEIDFAHDLRMYLYTELDVGDEVTVSFYRDGELQETTIELQEQQDSL from the coding sequence ATGGGCTATTATGATGAGCATTACAGGAATGAAAACAGAGACAAGAAACAACGGCGGCGCGGCATGGGATTGTCAGGTTTTGTAGGTGCAATTATTGGTGCGCTCGTAGTAGCTGCCGCCCTTCTTCTCTTTCAAACGAATGATCTGACAGCTCCGGAGGAGCAAGAATCAACGGGTGATAGTGATTTCTTTGCCGGTGATTCGGAACAAGTGAGTTTTGACATCCATACCGATGTGACCGAAGCGGTTGAGGGAGTTTCGGATGCTGTTGTCGGGGTCTTTAATATGCAAGAAGAAAGTTTTTGGGGTGATGGCGGTGGCCCGCAAGGAGAACAACCCGGAGGTGAAGGAGAAGGCATTGAAGCAGGCACCGGTTCAGGGGTCATTTATAAAGAGGAAGATAACCAAACCTTCATCGTAACGAATGAACACGTCATTCGGGGGTCTGATCAAGTAGAAATAAGCTTGAGCGAAGGACAACGAGTTGGAGCCGAAGTTGTCGGGGAAGACATTTGGACCGACCTAGCCGTATTAAGTGTATCTACCGAAGATATTGAGGACGAGATTGAAACGGTGGCTGATTTTGGCGATTCTGATAATCTAAGTCCCGGAGAACCGGCGATTGCGATCGGAAATCCTTTGGGACCAGCGTTTGCCCGCACTGTTACCCAAGGGATTATCAGTGCAACGGACCGTTCCATTCCGGTTGATTTAACCGGTGATGGCCAAATTGATTGGAATGCAGAAGTGATCCAGACAGATGCTGCGATTAATCAAGGCAATAGCGGCGGCCCGTTGTTGAACGCCCAAGGCCAAGTGGTCGGCATTAATTCCATGGAAATTGCACAAAGTGAAGGCATGGGCTTTGCGATCCCAACGTCTATTGTTTTGCCTGTCATTGAAGACATCGAGAATTCTGGTGAAGTCGAACGGCCTGAACTGGGAGTTGAAATGGGCTCCGTTAGTGATATTCCAAGCTACCATTGGCAAGAAACGCTTAACTTGCCAGAAGATGTAACTTCGGGTGTCTTTGTCACGAACGTATTACCTGGTTCATCAGCGGAAGATGGTTTGCAAGAATATGATGTGATCGTTGCTATGGATGACCAAGAGATTGATTTTGCCCATGATCTCCGCATGTATCTCTATACGGAGCTCGATGTCGGCGATGAAGTAACCGTATCTTTTTATCGTGACGGTGAATTGCAAGAAACGACGATTGAACTGCAAGAACAACAAGATAGCTTGTAA
- a CDS encoding GNAT family N-acetyltransferase: protein MIRYAQKTDMAEIMNIVKKTVRVMNADGSDQWNGSYPTSRHFLTDINKQSLFVLVAGGKISGFITVDQNIDSRFQQMTWTYPDQDAGTFHRLAVDPDGRNHGVASQLIHFAEAKCAAEELKTMKIDTYALNQSARALFERLGYKLVGFSREGTGKPYPFYYYEKILSV, encoded by the coding sequence ATGATACGATACGCGCAAAAGACAGACATGGCGGAAATTATGAACATCGTGAAGAAAACGGTCCGGGTGATGAATGCAGACGGCAGTGACCAATGGAACGGAAGCTATCCAACATCCCGGCATTTTTTAACAGACATCAACAAGCAATCTCTTTTCGTGCTAGTAGCCGGCGGGAAAATTAGCGGTTTTATAACGGTTGACCAAAATATTGATTCACGATTTCAACAAATGACGTGGACGTATCCCGATCAGGACGCCGGGACCTTTCATCGGCTGGCAGTGGATCCTGACGGGCGTAATCATGGAGTGGCGAGTCAGCTTATCCACTTTGCCGAAGCCAAATGTGCAGCAGAGGAATTGAAAACGATGAAAATTGATACGTACGCACTTAATCAGAGCGCCCGCGCTTTGTTTGAACGTCTCGGCTATAAACTCGTCGGCTTTTCAAGGGAAGGAACCGGAAAGCCTTATCCGTTTTATTATTATGAAAAAATCTTAAGCGTTTAA